The nucleotide sequence TTTAAATATTTAAAGATATATAAGGAAATATTAAAAGGAACTTTGAATTTAGAAGAGCTTAAAAAAGAGGGTATAAAAGGTGTTCTCAAAAAGATTAAGATATCTCAAAAATCAAAAGAAAATCCAATAAAACCATTAAGATTTCAACTTAAGAGTCAAGAGAGTTATGATTTTTATAAGCAAAATGCAAAGTTTACAAGTTTTTTAATGGATAGGCTTTTTTCAAGTAAGAAAGATCTGATTGAAGAATTTATGAAAGAATTTAAAAGTTTAAAAGGTTGATAGTGGTACAGATTATTACTTTTATTCTTGTAAACAAGTTTTTTAACTCATATACAGTTGAAGTATAAAAATTACGTGTATGTTAGTTT is from Borrelia puertoricensis and encodes:
- a CDS encoding chromosome replication/partitioning protein; the protein is MQNKNIILNDREQNLSTKDNKIKYEAYKNQLRAILLNEIEDRIKIMKILYEIKENKLYKIDGYINFNSFLEDFVIARTQAFKYLKIYKEILKGTLNLEELKKEGIKGVLKKIKISQKSKENPIKPLRFQLKSQESYDFYKQNAKFTSFLMDRLFSSKKDLIEEFMKEFKSLKG